The Terriglobus roseus region TGGTCCGCAGATTCAAGACGGATTGCATTTATTCGCGAATCGCCTGTGTTGACGGAGCTTGATCTGCGCTGGATGCGGAGCGTGCCGGTGCCGTGGTCCATTCGTATGGCTGATGTTGCAAGCGGCAACGGTGAACAGATCTGGCAGGCGGACAAAGGCGCGGGTTCACTGTTTCACGAGATGGTGGCTCCGAATCAATTGCTTGGGATGAAAGATGGCCGGATCGTTTTTGCGTGGGAGAAGACGGGCTGGCTGCATTTGTATTCGCTGCTGCCGGGGGAGAGGCAGGCAAAGGAACTTACGCCCGGTGAGTTCGAGATCGATGATGTTGTCACGGATGGCGAGCGGATTGTTTACAGCAACAATCAAGTAGCAGAAACGTCAGACGACATCGATCGCAAACACATCTGGTCTGTGGAGCAGAATCGTCCTTCTCCTACGCCAGTCACGTGGGGTACGGGAATTGAGACGAATCCGGTAATTCTTGCAGACGGGCAGATGGCGGCGATGCAGGCAAGCTGGCGGGTGTCATTCGAGCCTGTGTTGCTCATGCCTCGTCCTTTTGAGAAGGGACCCCTGTTCCACACATGCGCAATGAACGGGCAACAACGTGACATCAATCGATGTGAAGCAGGAGCAGGGTTGACCCCATTCATGCTCCACAACACGAGCCCCGTTTATTTGCAACGATCCACGGCATTCGTTGAACCGAAGCAGGTCGTGTTTTCCGCGAGTGATGGGCTTTCCATTCATGGGCAGTGGTTTCTGCCGAAGAACACGAAGCCGGGCGAGAAGCTGCCGACGATTGTCTTCTTTCATGGTGGATCACGGAGGCAAATGCTGTTGGGCTACAACCCCATGCAGTATTACGCGCAGGCTTACGAGTTGAATCAGTACTTTGTATCGCGCGGGTATGCGGTGTTGAGTGTGAACTATCGCAGCGGCACCGGCTATGGCATGGAGTTTCGTCAGGCGAAGGATTACGGCGTTTTTGGTGGCAGCGAGTATCGCGATATTGAAGGCGCCGTGAAGTGGCTCAAGGCGCAGTCGAATGTGGATACGAAACGCATTGGTGCGTGGGGCGGAAGCTACGGCGGTTACATGACGGCGTTGGCACTGGCGCGTGACTCGGCAGATTTTGCTGCGGGTGTTGATTTGCATGGCGTGCATGACTGGTCGTTTGAGATGGATTCGTGGAAACAGACCAACGATCCGAATTACGATGCAGCGGCGCGGGCGAAGATTGCATTTGCTGCTTCGCCCATGGCGGATGTGGCGAAGTGGAAGTCACCCGTGCTGTTGATGCAGGGCGATGATGATCGCAATGTGCTGTTCGGGCAGACCGTGCGGTTGGCCGCGGCTCTGCGAGCCGACGGAGTCGACGTGGAAGAGAAGATCTTTCCCGATGAGGTGCACGACTTTCTGTTGCACCGGAACTGGGTGGCGGCCTATAAGGCTGCCGCGGAGTTCTTCGATCGGAAGCTGAAAGGGAAGTCGTCTTCCGTCCAACCGTAGTCCTGTGGGACGAAAGCGGCCTTCCGAATCGTCAGGATGAACCTCTGACAATAAGTGCGTCGATCTGGGTGCGTTCACTTTTAAACAGAGTGTTGATGTGGTGGTTGTTTCTGAAACCGGCCTTAGCTACGTCAAATTGTTCAGGCTGATTCTTTCCTGATGTTTGCATCCAAGGAAAGGCACACTGAAACATTTTCGCGGAGGCAGGACAGATGAGTTTGGCAGCATGGGTTGCGGCGCACGGATACGCGTCTGTGCTTGGGCTCCTGCTGTTGTCCTCGCTGGGGTTACCCATGCCTGCGGGACTGGCGTTGATTCTTGCGGGGGCGGCAAGCCATCGTGGTTTGTTGAGGATGGAAGTGCTTGTGCCGCTGGCCATTCTTACCGAAAATTTCGGTGCTACCACCCTTTTCACGGGTGGTCGGCTGACGGGATGGTGGTTGCTTGGACGGCTTTGCCGCCTCACGATTGATCCGGAAAATTGCATTTTCCGTTCCGCGGATTTCTTTTACGAACGCGGCCCCAGCGTTTTGTTGATCGCTCGCTTTCTTCCTGGATTGAATAGCATGGCGCCACCGCTTGCCGGAAGCCTGAATATGCGCTGGTGGAAGTTCTGGCGGTTGGACATTTTGGGAGCCATGCTGCATGTCTGCGTGTGGACGGGTGTTGGGTATTTCTTTAGCCGCTACATCAAGCTGGTGACAGATGGGTTGGCGGTAGTTGGGCATGTAGCGGCAGGCTTTGTGTTTCTGGTTCTGTTGGGCTACGCAGGTCTGTGGGTTTTCGTTTCGTTACGCGACCGGCGTTACAGCAATGTGCATCGCATCTCGGCGGATGAGGTCGTACGGCGGCTGGAGAATCCTGATCCCTGCCATCCGATTGTGATTGCGGATGTGCGTTCTCACGGCTATTACGATCCCGGGATGTTGCGTATTAAGAACAGCATTCGCGTTGAGCCGAATCGACTTGGCGCGGAACTGGACGCGCTGCGTGAGACGCTGGCGCCAGAATGCGATATCTATGTGTACTGTTCGTGCGTGCGGGATGCCACCAGCATTCGGATTGCCTATGCAATGGAGTCGCGTGGCACAAGGGTGCACGTGATTGAAGGTGGTCTGCGAGCGTGGCTGAAGGCTGGCTGGCCGACAGAGTTAGTGCCTGCCGGCGAGCTTCGGCATCTGCCGCGCTTCGATTAGTGCGCGTGCAAATCGTGCATGCTGCGTGCTAGTTTGTCTCCACGGTCATGCTGCGATGGATTGCCAGAACGGCGGCGGTTTGCGCTGCGGGTTTCCTGTCAGCCCAGATTTGCTGTGCTCAAACGAGTACGCCTTCACCGCAAGACGATAAGTCGACATTGCATGTCTATGTGAACCTGGTGCAGATTCCTGTGCTTGTGTTGAGTGGTTCGCTGCGCCCGATTCCACATCTTCCAGACAGCAGTTTCAAAGTCACTATCGACGGTCTTGGGCAGATACATCCCCAGCGGATTCGCATGGAGGGAGAAGACCCCATCAATCTGGTGCTGATTGTTGACCGGAGCTTAAAAGATGACACGCTGTGGAACGATCTTCCGAAATCGCTGGAGCCGCTGATTCAATCGTTACGACCGCGCGATCATATCGGCATATTGGGAATGGATGGATGCGTTGCACGGAGATTTGGGCCGGAGATGGCTCCGTTCGATCCTGATTGGTTGAGAGGGACGGCGAAGACCGTAACGGACATGGTGCCGTCGAAGGACCGCGGAAAGAAAGCCACCTGCGCGAAACCCACTACCTACTGGGAGTTGGTGATGTACGCGGCCAGTAAGCTCTCACAATATCCGGGAAGAAAGATTTTGGTTACGCTTGGGCCGGGAGACAAGCTTCCCCCGGAACTAACGCAGCAGGTGCATTCGTTGCTTACTGGGAACAGCATTACGATGTTTCCCATCGTTCACCCAAATGCGATGAATATCAACATCCCATATGCGCTGGGGCGGCCAACGCGTTCGGGTAACCAAACGCAGGTTTTGGCGATGATGAATCCGCGGGTTGATACGGATGCGTTACAGGCGATGACGACCCAGGCAGAGCTGAGTGGTGGCACCCTGCTGGGAGCTTCGTTTCAGGATTTCGCCAAGATCCTAGCACAGCCGGTGGAACTGGCTCGCGGGCGATACATCATCGAGTTTCCACGGCCCGATAAACTGCCACCCGGGACGCATTACATTTTTGTGGAGGATGGACATCCGCGGGATTTCATTCGCCCCGCAGGTATTTCCGTGCCGATTGCCGCGCCGAATGAGATGCGCGATGCCTCTGTCGAACATGGGACGCGCATGGAAGCGCAGGCGTCTGCTGCGGATAGCGGCATGACGCCACAGGATTCTGGTGCCGCGAAACCGCCGGAGACTTCGGCGCCTCAGCACCCCGCAGCGACCGGCGCTTTCGCGCCTCCACCACCTGCTGCACCGGCCGCTTCCCCAGCGCCGGTTACTTCAGCGGCAGCTCCCGCTCCCGAGGTGACGAAGCCGGTTGCGCCGAAACCGCCGCCGCCGGATCCCACAGATATTACGGACGATCTGCAGGCTCCGCGGTAATACGCGAAACCCTCGTAGAATAAGGGTGTGGGCGTAATGGAACAGTTCGATGTGCTGGTGGTGGGCGCGGGGCACGCCGGTTGCGAGGCTGCTGCTGCCTCGGCACGCATGGGCCTGCGCACCGCGCTGTTCACGCTGAGCGTGGAGATGGTTGCGCAGATGAGCTGCAACCCCGCGATCGGTGGCATTGCCAAGGGACATCTCGTACGCGAAGTGGATGCGCTCGGTGGCGTGATGGGTGAAGTGGCCGATGCCTGCGGCATTCAGTTTCGCCTGCTGAATACATCACGTGGCCCCGCGGTGTGGTCGCCGCGTGCGCAGTGCGATAAGGCGCTGTATCGCGTGAAGATGCGCGAAGTGCTGGCGCAGGTTCCGAATCTTTCCGTGGTGGAAGCGGAAGTTGTGGACGTGATTCTGGAAGACGGTGGCGATTCGGCACCGCGACGCTGCGTTGGATTGAAGCTGCGTGACGGGTCTGAGGTTCGCGCTAAGGCCGTCGTCATTACGACAGGCACGTTCCTGAATGGCCTGATTCATTGCGGTGAAGAACGTACGAGTGCGGGACGTACACCGACAGAAGCTGCGAGTGTGTTTCTCGGCGAGAACCTGAAGAAGCTCGGGCTGCGTGGATGCCGTTTGAAGACGGGAACTCCGCCACGGCTGGATGGCCGCACGATTGACTGGTCAAAGTTTGAAGAACAGCCCGGCGATGAAGACCCTACGCCGTTTTCGTTCCGTTCGAAGCAGGTTCCGCAGTTGAAGCAGGTGTCCTGTCACATTGCTTACACCACGCCTGCGTTGTTGCAGTTGATTCGCGATAACGTGCATCGGTCGGCGATGTACTCGGGACGGATTGA contains the following coding sequences:
- a CDS encoding S9 family peptidase; translation: MLTAPTMRILPAIVALCVSIPIAVAQKPFSVADALSAPFMNQLTAALSKNRVAWFVDDGGKRNVWAASPTEKARSLTHYTQDDGQDIDDIIWSRDGERVAYTHGTGPDGSEHPVAANPAHLQEDVQQRVEIATWDGAVRVVGAGHKPVFSLDGKRVFYLHSGKIYAADVTDASKQPEQLVIAEGQASQIRLSLDGTKLAFVSNRGDHSFIGVFTFGSKTLQYVDPGTGKDHDPLWSADSRRIAFIRESPVLTELDLRWMRSVPVPWSIRMADVASGNGEQIWQADKGAGSLFHEMVAPNQLLGMKDGRIVFAWEKTGWLHLYSLLPGERQAKELTPGEFEIDDVVTDGERIVYSNNQVAETSDDIDRKHIWSVEQNRPSPTPVTWGTGIETNPVILADGQMAAMQASWRVSFEPVLLMPRPFEKGPLFHTCAMNGQQRDINRCEAGAGLTPFMLHNTSPVYLQRSTAFVEPKQVVFSASDGLSIHGQWFLPKNTKPGEKLPTIVFFHGGSRRQMLLGYNPMQYYAQAYELNQYFVSRGYAVLSVNYRSGTGYGMEFRQAKDYGVFGGSEYRDIEGAVKWLKAQSNVDTKRIGAWGGSYGGYMTALALARDSADFAAGVDLHGVHDWSFEMDSWKQTNDPNYDAAARAKIAFAASPMADVAKWKSPVLLMQGDDDRNVLFGQTVRLAAALRADGVDVEEKIFPDEVHDFLLHRNWVAAYKAAAEFFDRKLKGKSSSVQP
- a CDS encoding VTT domain-containing protein; the encoded protein is MSLAAWVAAHGYASVLGLLLLSSLGLPMPAGLALILAGAASHRGLLRMEVLVPLAILTENFGATTLFTGGRLTGWWLLGRLCRLTIDPENCIFRSADFFYERGPSVLLIARFLPGLNSMAPPLAGSLNMRWWKFWRLDILGAMLHVCVWTGVGYFFSRYIKLVTDGLAVVGHVAAGFVFLVLLGYAGLWVFVSLRDRRYSNVHRISADEVVRRLENPDPCHPIVIADVRSHGYYDPGMLRIKNSIRVEPNRLGAELDALRETLAPECDIYVYCSCVRDATSIRIAYAMESRGTRVHVIEGGLRAWLKAGWPTELVPAGELRHLPRFD